A stretch of Canis lupus baileyi chromosome 5 unlocalized genomic scaffold, mCanLup2.hap1 SUPER_5_unloc_2, whole genome shotgun sequence DNA encodes these proteins:
- the LOC140629405 gene encoding homeobox protein Mohawk-like isoform X4 has protein sequence MNTIVFNKLSGAVLFEDRGAAERERGSRPYGGVLDSAHARPEVGIPDGPPLKDNLGLRHRRTGYAHPPGTPARLQPGQWERARQNGGKVRHKRQALQDMARPLKQWLYKHRDNPYPTKTEKILLALGSQMTLVQVSNWFANARRRLKNTVRQPDLSWALRIKLYNKYVQGNAERLSVSSDDSCSEDGENPPRNHINEGGYNNPVHHPVTKSESSVIKAGVRPESQASEDYVSPPEYKSSLLNRYLNDSLRHVMATNAAMMGKTRQRNHSGSFSSNEFEEELVSPSSSETEGNFVYRTGHKSQPVRENNQRIKVTHMMGVPRWLSQLCV, from the exons ATGAACACCATCGTCTTCAACAAGCTCAGCGGCGCCGTGCTTTTTGAGGACCGCGGTGCTGCGGAGCGGGAACGGGGCAGCCGGCCCTATGGTGGCGTCCTGGACAGTGCCCACGCCCGCCCCGAGGTGGGCATTCCGGACGGCCCGCCCCTCAAGGACAACCTCGGCCTGAGACACCGGAGGACTGGGTACGCGCACCCTCCCGGGACCCCCGCCCGCCTGCAGCCGGGACAGTGGGAGCG GGCCAGGCAGAACGGCGGGAAGGTGAGGCACAAGCGGCAGGCCCTGCAAGACATGGCGCGGCCCCTGAAGCAGTGGCTCTACAAGCACCGTGACAACCCGTACCCCACCAAGACTGAGAAGATCCTCTTGGCGCTCGGCTCGCAGATGACGCTCGTGCAG gTGTCAAATTGGTTTGCTAATGCAAGACGTCGGCTTAAGAATACCGTTCGACAGCCAGATTTAAGCTGGGCTTTACGAATAAAACTGTACAACAAGTATGTTCAAGGAAACGCTGAGCGACTTAGTGTAAGCAGCGATGATTCATGTTCTGaag ATGGAGAAAATCCTCCAAGAAACCACATAAATGAAGGGGGCTATAATAATCCAGTTCATCATCCTGTGACTAAAAGTGAAAGCTCAGTCATAAAAGCTGGAGTGAGGCCAGAGTCACAGGCCAGTGAGGACTACGTATCACCCCCCGAATACAAGAGCAGCTTATTGAATCGTTACCTTAACGACTCCTTGAGACATGTCATGGCCACAAATGCTGCCATGATGGGAAAGACAAGGCAAAGAAACCATTCGGGATCTTTTAGTTCCAATGAATTTGAGGAAGAATTGGTGTCTCCCTCATCATCAGAAACCGAAGGCAACTTTGTCTACCGTACAG
- the LOC140629405 gene encoding homeobox protein Mohawk-like isoform X7 has product MNTIVFNKLSGAVLFEDRGAAERERGSRPYGGVLDSAHARPEVGIPDGPPLKDNLGLRHRRTGYAHPPGTPARLQPGQWERARQNGGKVRHKRQALQDMARPLKQWLYKHRDNPYPTKTEKILLALGSQMTLVQVSNWFANARRRLKNTVRQPDLSWALRIKLYNKYVQGNAERLSVSSDDSCSEDGENPPRNHINEGGYNNPVHHPVTKSESSVIKAGVRPESQASEDYVSPPEYKSSLLNRYLNDSLRHVMATNAAMMGKTRQRNHSGSFSSNEFEEELVSPSSSETEGNFVYRTAHK; this is encoded by the exons ATGAACACCATCGTCTTCAACAAGCTCAGCGGCGCCGTGCTTTTTGAGGACCGCGGTGCTGCGGAGCGGGAACGGGGCAGCCGGCCCTATGGTGGCGTCCTGGACAGTGCCCACGCCCGCCCCGAGGTGGGCATTCCGGACGGCCCGCCCCTCAAGGACAACCTCGGCCTGAGACACCGGAGGACTGGGTACGCGCACCCTCCCGGGACCCCCGCCCGCCTGCAGCCGGGACAGTGGGAGCG GGCCAGGCAGAACGGCGGGAAGGTGAGGCACAAGCGGCAGGCCCTGCAAGACATGGCGCGGCCCCTGAAGCAGTGGCTCTACAAGCACCGTGACAACCCGTACCCCACCAAGACTGAGAAGATCCTCTTGGCGCTCGGCTCGCAGATGACGCTCGTGCAG gTGTCAAATTGGTTTGCTAATGCAAGACGTCGGCTTAAGAATACCGTTCGACAGCCAGATTTAAGCTGGGCTTTACGAATAAAACTGTACAACAAGTATGTTCAAGGAAACGCTGAGCGACTTAGTGTAAGCAGCGATGATTCATGTTCTGaag ATGGAGAAAATCCTCCAAGAAACCACATAAATGAAGGGGGCTATAATAATCCAGTTCATCATCCTGTGACTAAAAGTGAAAGCTCAGTCATAAAAGCTGGAGTGAGGCCAGAGTCACAGGCCAGTGAGGACTACGTATCACCCCCCGAATACAAGAGCAGCTTATTGAATCGTTACCTTAACGACTCCTTGAGACATGTCATGGCCACAAATGCTGCCATGATGGGAAAGACAAGGCAAAGAAACCATTCGGGATCTTTTAGTTCCAATGAATTTGAGGAAGAATTGGTGTCTCCCTCATCATCAGAAACCGAAGGCAACTTTGTCTACCGTACAG CTCACAAATGA
- the LOC140629405 gene encoding homeobox protein Mohawk-like isoform X6, which yields MNTIVFNKLSGAVLFEDRGAAERERGSRPYGGVLDSAHARPEVGIPDGPPLKDNLGLRHRRTGYAHPPGTPARLQPGQWERARQNGGKVRHKRQALQDMARPLKQWLYKHRDNPYPTKTEKILLALGSQMTLVQVSNWFANARRRLKNTVRQPDLSWALRIKLYNKYVQGNAERLSVSSDDSCSEDGENPPRNHINEGGYNNPVHHPVTKSESSVIKAGVRPESQASEDYVSPPEYKSSLLNRYLNDSLRHVMATNAAMMGKTRQRNHSGSFSSNEFEEELVSPSSSETEGNFVYRTADEL from the exons ATGAACACCATCGTCTTCAACAAGCTCAGCGGCGCCGTGCTTTTTGAGGACCGCGGTGCTGCGGAGCGGGAACGGGGCAGCCGGCCCTATGGTGGCGTCCTGGACAGTGCCCACGCCCGCCCCGAGGTGGGCATTCCGGACGGCCCGCCCCTCAAGGACAACCTCGGCCTGAGACACCGGAGGACTGGGTACGCGCACCCTCCCGGGACCCCCGCCCGCCTGCAGCCGGGACAGTGGGAGCG GGCCAGGCAGAACGGCGGGAAGGTGAGGCACAAGCGGCAGGCCCTGCAAGACATGGCGCGGCCCCTGAAGCAGTGGCTCTACAAGCACCGTGACAACCCGTACCCCACCAAGACTGAGAAGATCCTCTTGGCGCTCGGCTCGCAGATGACGCTCGTGCAG gTGTCAAATTGGTTTGCTAATGCAAGACGTCGGCTTAAGAATACCGTTCGACAGCCAGATTTAAGCTGGGCTTTACGAATAAAACTGTACAACAAGTATGTTCAAGGAAACGCTGAGCGACTTAGTGTAAGCAGCGATGATTCATGTTCTGaag ATGGAGAAAATCCTCCAAGAAACCACATAAATGAAGGGGGCTATAATAATCCAGTTCATCATCCTGTGACTAAAAGTGAAAGCTCAGTCATAAAAGCTGGAGTGAGGCCAGAGTCACAGGCCAGTGAGGACTACGTATCACCCCCCGAATACAAGAGCAGCTTATTGAATCGTTACCTTAACGACTCCTTGAGACATGTCATGGCCACAAATGCTGCCATGATGGGAAAGACAAGGCAAAGAAACCATTCGGGATCTTTTAGTTCCAATGAATTTGAGGAAGAATTGGTGTCTCCCTCATCATCAGAAACCGAAGGCAACTTTGTCTACCGTACAG
- the LOC140629405 gene encoding homeobox protein Mohawk-like isoform X3: MNTIVFNKLSGAVLFEDRGAAERERGSRPYGGVLDSAHARPEVGIPDGPPLKDNLGLRHRRTGYAHPPGTPARLQPGQWERARQNGGKVRHKRQALQDMARPLKQWLYKHRDNPYPTKTEKILLALGSQMTLVQVSNWFANARRRLKNTVRQPDLSWALRIKLYNKYVQGNAERLSVSSDDSCSEDGENPPRNHINEGGYNNPVHHPVTKSESSVIKAGVRPESQASEDYVSPPEYKSSLLNRYLNDSLRHVMATNAAMMGKTRQRNHSGSFSSNEFEEELVSPSSSETEGNFVYRTDYLTGNLQVSTNVYKIYYLWDTWVAQRLSVCLQLRA; this comes from the exons ATGAACACCATCGTCTTCAACAAGCTCAGCGGCGCCGTGCTTTTTGAGGACCGCGGTGCTGCGGAGCGGGAACGGGGCAGCCGGCCCTATGGTGGCGTCCTGGACAGTGCCCACGCCCGCCCCGAGGTGGGCATTCCGGACGGCCCGCCCCTCAAGGACAACCTCGGCCTGAGACACCGGAGGACTGGGTACGCGCACCCTCCCGGGACCCCCGCCCGCCTGCAGCCGGGACAGTGGGAGCG GGCCAGGCAGAACGGCGGGAAGGTGAGGCACAAGCGGCAGGCCCTGCAAGACATGGCGCGGCCCCTGAAGCAGTGGCTCTACAAGCACCGTGACAACCCGTACCCCACCAAGACTGAGAAGATCCTCTTGGCGCTCGGCTCGCAGATGACGCTCGTGCAG gTGTCAAATTGGTTTGCTAATGCAAGACGTCGGCTTAAGAATACCGTTCGACAGCCAGATTTAAGCTGGGCTTTACGAATAAAACTGTACAACAAGTATGTTCAAGGAAACGCTGAGCGACTTAGTGTAAGCAGCGATGATTCATGTTCTGaag ATGGAGAAAATCCTCCAAGAAACCACATAAATGAAGGGGGCTATAATAATCCAGTTCATCATCCTGTGACTAAAAGTGAAAGCTCAGTCATAAAAGCTGGAGTGAGGCCAGAGTCACAGGCCAGTGAGGACTACGTATCACCCCCCGAATACAAGAGCAGCTTATTGAATCGTTACCTTAACGACTCCTTGAGACATGTCATGGCCACAAATGCTGCCATGATGGGAAAGACAAGGCAAAGAAACCATTCGGGATCTTTTAGTTCCAATGAATTTGAGGAAGAATTGGTGTCTCCCTCATCATCAGAAACCGAAGGCAACTTTGTCTACCGTACAG ATTATTTAACTGGAAATCTTCAAGTGTCTACAAATGTGTACAAGATATATTatctgtgggacacctgggtggctcagcggttaagtgtctgccttcagctcagggcatga